One region of Roseicitreum antarcticum genomic DNA includes:
- a CDS encoding NAD+ synthase, with protein MPRFRLTLAQLNPTVGALQHNADMARAAWETARAAGADMLALPEMFLTGYQTQDLVRKPAFAAACRAVLEELARDCADGPAMGIGAPWWQDGRLFNAWLILQNGQIATVIRKHHLPNDGVFDEHRLYTSSDICGPYRIGPLRIGTPICEDAWHEDVAEAQVESGAEILLVPNGSPYTNGRFDTRMGLMVARVVETGVPLVYLNLLGGQDDQVFDGASFALNPGGKLALQLPAFTDSVTHLDFEQGAEGWRAIPGPLASLPDALEQDYHAMVMGTRDYLTKSGFNRVVLGLSGGIDSAIVATIAADAFGPENVHCVMLPSEYTAQSSLDDAAEVAQRLGTKLDTVPIEAPRAAMTDALAPLFAGLAPDVTEENIQSRLRGTILMAIANKTGAMLLTTGNKSEVAVGYCTIYGDMNGGYNPIKDMYKTRVFDTCRWRNEHHRDWMRGPDGVVIPPRVIDKPPSAELRADQRDDDSLPPYPVLDAILTGLVDNDESVDDLVARGFERATVKKIEHLLYISEWKRFQSAPGTRLTQRAFWLDRRYPMVNRWRDGA; from the coding sequence ATGCCCCGCTTTCGCCTGACCCTTGCCCAGTTGAACCCCACCGTGGGCGCGTTGCAGCATAATGCCGACATGGCCCGCGCTGCCTGGGAAACCGCCCGCGCCGCCGGGGCCGACATGCTGGCCCTGCCCGAGATGTTCCTGACCGGCTATCAGACGCAGGATCTGGTGCGCAAACCCGCCTTCGCCGCTGCCTGCCGCGCTGTGCTGGAAGAATTGGCGCGCGATTGCGCCGATGGTCCGGCCATGGGCATCGGAGCACCCTGGTGGCAGGACGGGCGGCTGTTCAACGCATGGCTGATCTTGCAAAACGGCCAGATCGCCACAGTGATCCGCAAGCATCACCTGCCCAATGACGGGGTCTTTGACGAACATCGCCTCTATACCTCCAGCGACATCTGCGGCCCCTACCGTATCGGCCCGCTGCGCATCGGCACCCCGATCTGCGAAGACGCCTGGCATGAGGACGTGGCCGAGGCGCAGGTGGAATCGGGCGCGGAAATCCTGCTGGTGCCAAATGGCTCACCCTATACCAACGGCCGGTTTGATACCCGCATGGGGCTGATGGTGGCGCGGGTCGTTGAAACGGGCGTGCCGCTGGTCTACCTCAACTTGCTTGGCGGGCAGGATGATCAGGTGTTCGACGGTGCCAGTTTCGCGCTGAACCCCGGTGGCAAGCTGGCGCTGCAACTCCCCGCCTTCACCGATTCCGTGACACATCTGGATTTCGAGCAGGGCGCCGAGGGCTGGCGCGCCATCCCCGGACCGCTGGCCAGTTTGCCCGACGCGCTGGAACAGGATTACCACGCCATGGTCATGGGCACGCGGGATTACCTGACGAAATCCGGCTTCAACCGCGTGGTACTGGGCCTGTCAGGCGGGATCGACAGCGCGATTGTCGCCACCATCGCCGCCGATGCCTTTGGGCCAGAGAATGTGCATTGCGTGATGCTGCCGTCGGAATATACTGCGCAATCGTCGCTCGATGATGCCGCCGAGGTCGCGCAGCGCCTGGGCACAAAGCTGGACACCGTGCCGATCGAAGCCCCCCGCGCCGCGATGACGGACGCATTGGCGCCGCTGTTTGCCGGCCTTGCCCCCGATGTGACCGAAGAAAACATCCAGTCGCGCCTGCGCGGTACGATCTTGATGGCAATCGCCAACAAGACCGGCGCGATGCTGCTGACGACCGGCAATAAATCCGAGGTCGCAGTGGGGTATTGCACCATTTATGGCGATATGAACGGCGGCTATAACCCCATCAAGGATATGTATAAAACCCGGGTCTTCGATACCTGCCGCTGGCGCAACGAGCACCACCGCGACTGGATGCGCGGGCCGGATGGCGTGGTGATTCCGCCGCGCGTGATCGACAAGCCCCCCAGCGCCGAGCTGCGCGCCGACCAGCGCGACGATGACAGCCTGCCGCCCTATCCGGTGCTGGACGCGATTCTGACCGGGCTGGTGGATAATGACGAAAGCGTGGACGATCTGGTCGCCCGGGGCTTTGAGCGTGCGACGGTGAAAAAGATCGAACATCTGCTGTACATCTCGGAGTGGAAAAGGTTCCAGTCCGCCCCCGGCACCCGGCTGACACAACGCGCCTTCTGGCTGGACCGCCGCTACCCGATGGTAAACCGCTGGCGCGATGGCGCCTGA
- a CDS encoding MORN repeat-containing protein: MAQWSQKFLATGLMRSTMAAQCVARGFLVGAVVLGAGMAAAQSLDGTMTRQYDDGSVYDGQFRNGVQHGQGTYRLTNGFEYTGEWVDGAMTGQGVARYPNGSVYEGGFQNGRPHGEGEIIFGDGTSYAGAWVEGRIEGQGTRRYADGVVYTGALVDGQPDGQGIMERPDGYRYDGGWVEGARAGEGTITYPDGAVYTGQLLADQRHGQGRLEGADGMVYEGAWQDGELHGTGILTQPNGDVYEGEFAAGLRHGTGTVTHADGSIFEGGFDSDARNGFGVLTTPDGYRYEGSWQNGQIEGQGRASHPDGSVYEGSFRAGLPDGQGTMTYADSNSYEGEWLEGRIEGQGRADYGNGLVYEGGFQSGLSHGEGTMAFPDGRRYSGDWQRGTLHGEGEMTYPDGTVYRGTFAEGERQGQGRIEMADGFVYSGTWINGQIEGRGIATYVTGDVYEGDFVNGQRQGEGVLRYASGETVSGDWEGGILKPQVPGVQ; this comes from the coding sequence ATGGCGCAATGGTCACAGAAGTTTCTTGCGACAGGTCTGATGCGCAGCACAATGGCTGCCCAATGCGTTGCGCGCGGGTTTCTGGTCGGCGCGGTCGTGCTGGGCGCGGGCATGGCTGCGGCGCAATCGCTCGACGGGACGATGACGCGGCAATATGACGACGGCAGCGTCTATGACGGCCAGTTTCGCAACGGTGTGCAGCACGGGCAGGGCACCTACCGCCTGACCAACGGCTTTGAATACACCGGCGAATGGGTCGATGGCGCGATGACCGGACAGGGCGTGGCGCGCTATCCCAATGGCTCGGTTTATGAAGGCGGATTCCAGAATGGCCGCCCGCATGGAGAGGGTGAGATCATCTTTGGCGATGGCACCAGCTATGCGGGTGCGTGGGTCGAGGGCCGGATCGAAGGCCAGGGGACGCGGCGCTATGCCGATGGTGTGGTCTATACCGGCGCGCTGGTCGATGGTCAGCCCGACGGGCAGGGCATCATGGAGCGCCCCGATGGCTACCGCTATGACGGCGGCTGGGTCGAGGGCGCGCGCGCGGGCGAGGGCACGATCACCTATCCCGACGGCGCGGTATATACGGGCCAGTTGCTGGCCGATCAGCGCCACGGCCAGGGCCGGCTGGAGGGCGCGGATGGCATGGTCTATGAAGGCGCCTGGCAGGATGGCGAGCTGCACGGCACCGGCATCCTGACCCAGCCGAATGGTGATGTCTATGAGGGTGAGTTTGCTGCGGGCCTGCGTCATGGCACCGGCACCGTCACCCATGCCGATGGCAGCATCTTTGAAGGCGGGTTCGATAGTGACGCCCGCAACGGCTTCGGCGTGCTGACCACGCCTGATGGCTACCGCTACGAAGGCAGCTGGCAGAACGGCCAGATCGAAGGGCAGGGCCGCGCCAGCCACCCCGATGGCTCGGTCTATGAAGGGTCGTTCCGCGCCGGGCTGCCGGACGGGCAGGGCACGATGACCTATGCCGATAGCAACAGCTACGAAGGCGAATGGCTGGAGGGCCGGATTGAAGGGCAGGGCCGCGCCGATTATGGCAACGGGTTGGTCTACGAGGGCGGCTTTCAAAGTGGCCTCAGCCATGGCGAAGGCACCATGGCCTTCCCCGATGGCCGTCGCTATAGCGGCGACTGGCAACGCGGTACCCTGCACGGCGAGGGTGAGATGACCTATCCAGACGGTACCGTTTACCGCGGCACCTTCGCCGAGGGCGAGCGTCAGGGGCAAGGCCGGATCGAGATGGCCGATGGCTTCGTTTACAGCGGCACCTGGATCAACGGTCAGATCGAAGGCCGCGGGATCGCCACCTATGTCACTGGCGATGTGTACGAGGGCGATTTTGTCAACGGCCAGCGGCAGGGCGAGGGTGTGCTGCGCTATGCCAGCGGCGAAACCGTCTCAGGCGATTGGGAAGGCGGCATCCTGAAGCCGCAGGTTCCGGGCGTGCAGTAA
- the plsY gene encoding glycerol-3-phosphate 1-O-acyltransferase PlsY, with protein sequence MPELLSPLWLLGLIGLASYVLGSVPFGLVVARAMGLGDVRQIGSGNIGATNVMRTGNKLAGALTLLLDGGKGAVAVLIARVLAGEDAAQAAALAAFLGHLFPVFLGFRGGKGVATYLGVLLALAWPVGLATCATWLVAFKLGRYSSLSALIAIGLSPIYAGVIGYLPVLAVLLVMAVLVFIRHKDNIRRLIAGTEPRSARKGPKQ encoded by the coding sequence ATGCCGGAACTCTTGTCGCCCCTGTGGCTGCTGGGCCTGATCGGGCTGGCCAGCTACGTCTTGGGGTCGGTCCCCTTCGGGCTGGTGGTCGCGCGCGCGATGGGTCTGGGCGACGTGCGCCAGATCGGGTCGGGCAATATCGGCGCGACCAATGTGATGCGCACCGGCAACAAGCTGGCCGGCGCACTGACGCTGCTGCTGGACGGGGGCAAGGGTGCGGTGGCCGTGCTGATCGCACGGGTTCTGGCGGGCGAGGATGCCGCACAGGCCGCCGCCCTTGCTGCGTTCCTTGGGCATCTGTTCCCGGTATTTCTGGGCTTTCGCGGCGGCAAGGGGGTGGCCACCTATCTGGGCGTGTTGCTGGCATTGGCGTGGCCCGTGGGGCTGGCCACCTGTGCGACATGGCTGGTGGCGTTCAAGCTGGGCCGCTATTCATCACTGTCCGCGCTGATTGCGATCGGGCTGTCGCCGATCTATGCAGGCGTCATCGGCTATCTGCCCGTGCTGGCCGTGCTGCTGGTGATGGCGGTGCTGGTCTTCATCCGCCACAAGGACAACATCCGCCGCCTGATCGCCGGGACCGAACCCCGCAGCGCGCGCAAGGGGCCGAAGCAATAG
- the pyrC gene encoding dihydroorotase — MTTLYFHNARLIDPEGLTDRPGTLIVDAGRIAALDAPSPPKGAQVIDCAGKCLAPGIVDLGVQIGEPGARHKESFRSAGRAAAAGGVTTLITRPDTTPPIDSPEALEFVNRRADSDAPVNIHHMATLTRNRAGREMSEIGFLLDAGAVAFTDGDHVVTDTRVLARCMTYARSLGALIVGHPQDPGLSRGAVVTSGKFASLRGLPGVSPMAERMGFDRDMALVEMTGARYHADQITCARSLPALERAKANGLDVTAGVSVHHLTLNDLDVGSYRSFFKLTPPLRPEDDRMAMVEAVASGLIDIICSMHTPQDEESKRLPFEDAATGAVGLETLLAASLRLYHAGALDLPHLFRALSLNPARRLGLEGGQMAVGAPADLVLFDPDAPFVLDRFTLRSKSKNTPFDGARLEGKVLATYVAGHRVFAAGDA, encoded by the coding sequence ATGACGACGCTCTATTTCCACAATGCCCGCCTGATCGACCCTGAGGGGCTGACCGACCGCCCCGGCACGCTGATCGTCGATGCGGGCCGGATCGCCGCATTGGACGCGCCCAGCCCGCCGAAGGGTGCGCAGGTCATTGATTGCGCGGGCAAATGCCTGGCCCCGGGCATCGTCGATCTTGGCGTGCAGATCGGCGAACCCGGCGCGCGGCACAAGGAAAGCTTCCGTTCGGCCGGGCGGGCAGCAGCTGCGGGCGGGGTAACCACCCTCATCACCCGCCCTGACACCACGCCGCCCATCGATTCGCCCGAGGCGCTGGAATTCGTCAACCGCCGCGCCGACAGCGACGCGCCGGTGAACATCCACCACATGGCTACCCTGACCCGCAACCGCGCCGGGCGCGAGATGTCCGAGATCGGTTTCCTGCTGGATGCGGGCGCCGTGGCCTTCACCGATGGCGATCATGTGGTGACCGACACCCGCGTGCTCGCGCGCTGCATGACCTATGCGCGCAGCCTTGGCGCGCTGATCGTCGGTCACCCGCAGGACCCCGGGTTGTCGCGCGGCGCGGTGGTGACCAGCGGCAAGTTCGCGTCATTGCGCGGCCTGCCCGGCGTGTCACCGATGGCCGAGCGGATGGGCTTTGACCGCGACATGGCGCTGGTCGAGATGACGGGCGCGCGCTACCACGCCGACCAGATCACCTGCGCGCGCAGCCTGCCTGCGCTGGAACGCGCCAAGGCCAACGGGCTGGATGTGACGGCGGGCGTGTCGGTGCATCATCTGACGCTCAACGATCTGGACGTGGGCAGCTACCGCAGCTTCTTCAAGCTCACCCCGCCGTTGCGCCCCGAAGATGACCGCATGGCGATGGTCGAGGCCGTGGCCAGCGGCCTGATCGACATCATCTGCTCGATGCACACCCCGCAGGACGAGGAGTCCAAACGCCTGCCGTTCGAGGATGCCGCCACAGGTGCCGTGGGGCTGGAAACCCTGCTCGCCGCATCGCTGCGCCTGTACCACGCGGGCGCGCTGGACCTGCCGCACCTGTTTCGCGCGCTGTCACTGAACCCAGCGCGGCGGCTGGGGCTGGAGGGCGGGCAAATGGCCGTGGGCGCGCCTGCCGATCTGGTGCTCTTTGATCCCGACGCGCCCTTCGTTCTGGACCGTTTCACGCTGCGCTCAAAGTCGAAGAACACCCCCTTTGACGGCGCCCGGCTGGAGGGTAAGGTGCTGGCCACCTATGTCGCGGGTCACCGCGTCTTTGCAGCGGGGGATGCATGA
- a CDS encoding aspartate carbamoyltransferase catalytic subunit, which yields MTFNAAHLLGIEHLHPLEITTILDLADTYVALNRSSAKHSDVLRGMTQINMFFENSTRTQASFELAGKRLGADVMNMSMASSSVKKGETLIDTALTLNAMHPDLLVVRHGSSGAVDLLAQKVNCAVLNAGDGRHEHPTQALLDALTIRRAKGRLHRLTVAICGDIAHSRVARSNLILLGKMENRVRLIGPPTLMPAGVAEFGCEVFDNMRAGLEGADVVMMLRLQKERMDGGFIPSEREYFHRYGLDSEKLAYAKDDAIVMHPGPMNRGVEIDGAIADDINRSVIQEQVEMGVAVRMAAMDLLARNLRARRLEEAANV from the coding sequence ATGACATTCAACGCCGCGCATCTTCTGGGGATAGAACACCTCCATCCCCTTGAAATCACTACGATTCTGGATCTCGCCGATACCTATGTCGCGCTGAACCGGTCCAGCGCGAAACATTCCGACGTGCTGCGCGGCATGACGCAGATCAACATGTTCTTTGAGAATTCGACCCGCACTCAGGCCAGTTTTGAACTGGCAGGCAAGCGTCTGGGCGCCGATGTGATGAATATGTCCATGGCGTCGAGTTCGGTTAAGAAAGGCGAAACGCTGATTGATACAGCGTTAACGCTGAACGCGATGCACCCCGACCTTCTGGTGGTGCGCCACGGGTCATCGGGGGCCGTGGATCTGCTGGCGCAAAAGGTGAATTGCGCGGTGCTGAACGCGGGCGACGGACGGCACGAACACCCCACGCAGGCACTGCTGGACGCCCTGACGATCCGGCGCGCCAAGGGGCGGCTGCACCGGCTGACCGTGGCAATCTGCGGCGATATCGCCCATAGCCGGGTGGCGCGATCCAACCTGATTTTGCTGGGAAAAATGGAAAACCGCGTCCGCCTGATCGGCCCGCCAACCCTGATGCCCGCCGGCGTGGCCGAGTTCGGGTGCGAGGTCTTCGACAACATGCGCGCGGGCCTTGAGGGCGCCGACGTGGTGATGATGCTGCGCCTGCAAAAAGAGCGGATGGACGGCGGTTTCATCCCCTCCGAGCGCGAGTATTTCCACCGCTACGGCCTCGATTCGGAAAAGCTCGCCTATGCAAAGGATGACGCCATCGTGATGCACCCCGGCCCGATGAACCGCGGCGTCGAAATCGACGGCGCCATCGCCGACGACATCAACCGAAGCGTCATTCAGGAACAGGTGGAAATGGGCGTCGCAGTGCGCATGGCCGCCATGGACCTCCTGGCCCGCAACCTGCGCGCACGGCGACTGGAAGAGGCGGCAAATGTCTGA
- a CDS encoding uracil-DNA glycosylase: MLDHLDWYGARALLEWQIELGVTEAICDAPVDRYALPEKMDFDMAAATGTAAPPAAPSTAKPDRAMAQTTAPVAPVGPDPVRVAAEMAAQATDLDGLRAAMAAFDLCELKRGARNLVFGAGDPRARVMILGDAPDRDEDMQGMPFVGEPGALLDRMLSAIGMARDHADPGCAVYLAPILPWRVPHTREADARELEMMLPFVARHVDLIAPDMVVLMGNLPCQAVLGGGGIFRLRGKWGQAFGRPVLPMLAPADLLRDPSAKRAAWADLLSLQARRREGGA, translated from the coding sequence ATGTTGGATCATCTGGACTGGTACGGGGCAAGGGCGCTGCTGGAATGGCAGATCGAACTCGGCGTGACCGAGGCGATTTGCGATGCGCCGGTGGACCGCTACGCGCTGCCCGAAAAGATGGATTTTGACATGGCCGCAGCGACGGGCACCGCTGCCCCTCCCGCCGCCCCTTCCACCGCCAAGCCAGACCGCGCGATGGCGCAGACCACCGCGCCGGTGGCCCCTGTTGGCCCCGACCCGGTGCGCGTGGCCGCCGAGATGGCGGCGCAGGCGACCGATCTGGACGGGCTGCGCGCGGCGATGGCGGCGTTTGATCTGTGCGAGTTGAAGCGGGGCGCGCGCAATCTGGTCTTTGGCGCGGGCGACCCGCGCGCGCGCGTCATGATCCTGGGCGATGCGCCCGACCGGGATGAGGATATGCAGGGCATGCCCTTCGTGGGCGAACCCGGCGCGCTGCTGGACCGGATGCTTTCTGCCATTGGCATGGCGCGCGACCACGCCGACCCCGGCTGCGCGGTCTACCTGGCGCCGATATTGCCCTGGCGCGTGCCGCACACGCGCGAGGCTGATGCACGCGAGTTGGAAATGATGCTGCCCTTCGTGGCGCGTCATGTCGATCTGATCGCGCCCGATATGGTGGTGCTGATGGGCAACCTGCCGTGTCAGGCGGTGCTGGGTGGCGGCGGCATCTTCCGGCTGCGCGGAAAATGGGGGCAGGCGTTTGGCCGCCCGGTGTTGCCGATGCTGGCCCCCGCCGACCTGTTGCGCGACCCCAGTGCCAAGCGCGCGGCATGGGCCGATCTGTTGTCGTTGCAGGCGCGGCGGCGCGAGGGCGGCGCATGA
- the moaB gene encoding molybdenum cofactor biosynthesis protein B — protein MSGIDAVLPFVPVRFAVLTVSDTRTMADDRSGDILADRIAGAGHLLAERAIVRDDRAVIAARLRDWCADPGIDAVLTTGGTGLTGRDVTVEAHRDVYEKEIEAFGTVFTIVSMRKIGTSAVQSRACAGVAGGTYLFALPGSPGACKDAWDEILALQFDIRHRPCNFVEIFPRLDEHLRRK, from the coding sequence ATGAGCGGGATTGATGCCGTCCTGCCGTTTGTGCCGGTGCGCTTTGCCGTGTTGACGGTGTCGGACACGCGCACCATGGCCGATGACCGGTCGGGCGACATTCTGGCCGACCGGATCGCGGGCGCGGGGCATCTGCTGGCCGAGCGCGCGATTGTGCGCGACGACCGGGCGGTGATTGCCGCGCGCTTGCGCGACTGGTGCGCCGACCCGGGCATTGACGCGGTGTTGACCACCGGCGGCACCGGGCTGACGGGCCGCGATGTGACCGTGGAGGCGCATCGCGATGTCTATGAGAAAGAGATCGAGGCATTCGGGACCGTGTTCACCATCGTCTCGATGCGCAAGATCGGCACATCGGCGGTGCAGTCACGCGCTTGTGCGGGTGTGGCAGGCGGGACCTATCTGTTCGCGCTTCCGGGCTCGCCCGGGGCGTGCAAGGATGCGTGGGATGAGATTCTGGCGCTCCAATTCGACATCCGGCACCGGCCCTGCAATTTTGTCGAGATTTTTCCACGGCTGGACGAACATCTGCGACGGAAGTGA
- a CDS encoding efflux RND transporter periplasmic adaptor subunit encodes MRFLTRSLLGLLFMALSLGLLAYAGYTVMQAAEERAQAGDRPRTARERVFTVPVATLTPGAIAPELVTFGEVRARRALDLRVAVAGRVEYLAPGFEDGAQVAAGQVLVRLDPADATAARDLTASDLARAEAELRDAVAARELAREDVAAARDQAALRERALVRRQDLAARGVSTDAATEEAELAASSARQSLVARRQAEAQAVARVAQAETALTRQRISLDEAERRLADTVLRAGFDGTLADVAVSAGGLVGGNEQIGQLIDPDDLEIAFRVSTAQYLRLLDTEGALLPLAVDVSLDVSGTQIVSGGVLDRVSASVGEGQSGRLIYARMDAARGFRPGDFVRVAVHEPALEGVAMLPATALGAGDEVLVVTAEDRLEAATVDVLRRQGDAVIVRVGNLAGRDVVTERGPMLGAGIAVRVLRQDGAGGDVPPDAGLEAAGSSAGDATAETAGAEGSEAARGDRAGSDTARPTGAARNGAGAAAPAASLVTLDPAHRARLIALVEGNAAIPAQARSRILAQLSQDQVPARVIERVEQGGGGAPRQGG; translated from the coding sequence ATGAGATTTCTGACGCGCAGCCTGCTGGGCCTGTTGTTCATGGCGCTGAGCCTGGGGTTGCTGGCCTATGCGGGCTATACCGTCATGCAGGCGGCAGAGGAGCGCGCGCAGGCGGGCGACCGGCCGCGCACGGCGCGCGAGCGGGTGTTTACCGTGCCGGTGGCGACGCTGACGCCGGGGGCGATCGCGCCCGAACTGGTCACCTTTGGTGAGGTGCGGGCGCGGCGCGCGCTGGATCTGCGCGTCGCCGTTGCCGGCCGGGTGGAATATCTGGCGCCGGGGTTCGAGGACGGCGCGCAGGTTGCGGCGGGGCAGGTGCTGGTGCGGCTGGACCCGGCGGATGCGACGGCGGCGCGGGATCTGACCGCGTCCGATCTGGCGCGGGCGGAAGCCGAATTGCGCGATGCGGTGGCGGCGCGCGAACTGGCGCGTGAAGATGTGGCGGCGGCCCGCGATCAGGCGGCCCTGCGTGAGCGCGCGCTGGTGCGCAGGCAGGATCTGGCTGCGCGCGGGGTCAGCACCGATGCCGCGACCGAAGAGGCAGAGCTTGCGGCATCGTCCGCCCGGCAGTCGCTGGTGGCGCGCCGTCAGGCCGAGGCGCAGGCGGTGGCCCGCGTGGCGCAGGCGGAAACCGCGCTGACGCGGCAACGCATCTCTCTGGACGAGGCCGAGCGGCGGCTGGCCGATACCGTGCTGCGCGCCGGGTTCGACGGCACGCTGGCCGATGTTGCGGTCAGCGCGGGCGGTCTTGTCGGCGGGAATGAGCAGATCGGCCAGTTGATCGACCCCGATGATCTGGAAATCGCGTTCAGAGTCTCGACCGCGCAATATCTGCGGTTGCTGGATACGGAAGGGGCATTGCTGCCCCTTGCGGTGGATGTGTCGCTGGATGTGTCGGGCACGCAGATCGTCAGCGGTGGCGTGCTGGACCGGGTCAGCGCCAGCGTGGGCGAGGGGCAGTCGGGGCGGCTGATCTATGCGCGGATGGATGCCGCGCGGGGGTTCCGGCCGGGCGATTTCGTGCGCGTCGCGGTGCATGAACCGGCGCTGGAGGGCGTGGCGATGCTGCCTGCCACAGCGCTGGGTGCGGGCGACGAGGTGCTGGTGGTGACGGCTGAAGACCGGCTGGAGGCGGCGACGGTCGACGTACTGCGCCGTCAGGGTGACGCGGTGATCGTGCGGGTCGGAAACCTTGCGGGCCGCGATGTGGTGACAGAACGCGGCCCGATGCTGGGCGCGGGGATCGCCGTGCGGGTGCTGCGGCAAGACGGGGCGGGCGGCGATGTGCCGCCTGATGCCGGTCTGGAAGCGGCCGGGTCTTCTGCGGGGGATGCGACGGCGGAGACCGCCGGTGCCGAGGGGTCGGAGGCAGCGCGTGGTGATCGGGCGGGGTCGGATACTGCGCGGCCCACGGGGGCTGCGCGCAATGGCGCGGGGGCTGCTGCCCCTGCCGCGTCGCTGGTCACGCTGGACCCCGCGCATCGCGCGCGGCTGATCGCGCTGGTGGAAGGCAATGCGGCCATTCCCGCGCAGGCGCGCAGCCGCATCCTTGCGCAATTGTCGCAAGATCAGGTGCCCGCGCGGGTGATCGAGCGGGTGGAACAGGGCGGCGGCGGCGCGCCCCGGCAGGGGGGCTGA